A genome region from Thalassococcus arenae includes the following:
- the petA gene encoding ubiquinol-cytochrome c reductase iron-sulfur subunit, translating to MSHADDQQGTRRDFLYYATAGAGAVATGAAVWPLVDQMNPSADVLALSTIRVDVSGIEEGTQLTVKWLGKPIFIRRRTTAEIEEARAVDVAELAIDPMSRNANQPGTDAADENRSLADFEGNNTGEWLVMQGVCTHLGCVPLGDGAGEYNGWFCPCHGSHYDTSGRIRKGPAPENLPVPPAAFVDETTILLG from the coding sequence GTGTCACATGCAGACGATCAACAGGGCACGCGTAGGGATTTTCTCTACTATGCCACGGCAGGCGCCGGAGCCGTCGCCACCGGTGCGGCGGTCTGGCCGCTGGTCGACCAGATGAACCCGTCCGCGGACGTGTTGGCGCTTTCGACCATTCGCGTCGACGTGTCGGGTATCGAGGAAGGCACCCAACTGACGGTGAAATGGCTGGGCAAGCCGATCTTCATCCGCCGCCGCACAACGGCCGAGATCGAGGAAGCGCGCGCCGTGGATGTCGCCGAACTGGCCATCGACCCGATGTCGCGCAACGCCAACCAGCCGGGCACCGATGCCGCCGATGAAAACCGCTCGCTGGCGGATTTCGAAGGCAACAACACCGGCGAATGGCTGGTGATGCAGGGCGTCTGCACGCATCTCGGCTGCGTCCCGCTGGGCGACGGCGCGGGCGAATACAACGGCTGGTTCTGCCCCTGCCACGGCTCGCATTACGACACGTCGGGCCGCATCCGCAAAGGCCCCGCCCCGGAAAACCTGCCGGTCCCCCCGGCGGCATTCGTCGACGAAACAACGATCCTGCTGGGATAA
- a CDS encoding outer membrane protein: MKPTILALIAAACLPLAALPAAAEMEVSVYTGWQTAPHSRVSGDYPGGGSYDALIGWEGRSFEMPPYYGLRGTWWRTETLGFGLEFTHAKVYAPDDEKDGLGFSDLEFTDGLNIITVNVLRRWPEQWGRATPYVGGGLGAAIPHVDVDYPATGSETYEFQLTGPAARLMAGVSYPINDRFSIFGEYQFTYSRNDADLDGGGSLSTDIVTNAVNVGLSLNF, from the coding sequence ATGAAACCGACGATTCTCGCTCTGATTGCCGCGGCTTGCCTGCCGCTCGCCGCACTGCCGGCAGCGGCTGAAATGGAGGTTTCGGTCTACACCGGCTGGCAAACGGCGCCGCACAGCCGCGTGTCGGGCGATTACCCCGGCGGCGGCAGCTACGATGCCCTGATCGGTTGGGAAGGCCGGTCGTTCGAGATGCCGCCCTATTACGGCCTGCGCGGCACCTGGTGGCGGACCGAAACGCTTGGCTTCGGGCTGGAATTCACCCATGCCAAGGTCTATGCGCCCGACGACGAAAAGGACGGGCTCGGGTTTTCCGATCTCGAATTCACCGACGGTCTGAACATCATCACAGTCAACGTCTTGCGGCGCTGGCCCGAGCAATGGGGCCGGGCAACGCCTTATGTCGGCGGCGGCCTCGGGGCGGCGATACCCCATGTCGATGTCGATTACCCGGCAACCGGTTCGGAAACCTACGAATTCCAGTTGACCGGACCGGCCGCGCGCCTGATGGCCGGTGTCAGCTATCCGATCAACGACCGGTTTTCGATATTCGGCGAATACCAGTTCACCTATTCGAGAAACGATGCCGATCTCGATGGCGGCGGATCGCTGAGCACCGACATCGTCACCAACGCGGTCAATGTCGGCCTGTCGCTGAATTTCTGA
- a CDS encoding glutathione S-transferase codes for MKLLKAGPSPFVRKVLVTLHETGQFDQVEMVDVTASPLAPDPKLTAANPVGKIPALIRENGPTLYDSRVICRYLDHRAGTALYPENRLWDTLTLEATADGIMEAAVLIVYEERFRPSEKVSQEWMDGQWAKVSRALDALETRWLSHLQGRFDMGHIAIGCALGYLDFRHAARGWRTGRDGLAAWYAAFADRPSMQATEPAS; via the coding sequence ATGAAACTGCTCAAGGCCGGACCTTCTCCGTTTGTCCGCAAGGTATTGGTGACGCTGCACGAGACCGGCCAGTTCGACCAGGTCGAGATGGTCGACGTGACGGCCTCGCCTTTGGCGCCCGATCCGAAACTGACAGCGGCCAATCCCGTCGGAAAGATTCCGGCGCTCATCCGCGAAAACGGACCGACGCTGTATGACAGCCGCGTCATCTGTCGCTATCTCGATCATCGCGCGGGAACGGCTCTCTATCCCGAGAACCGTCTTTGGGACACCCTCACGCTTGAAGCCACGGCGGACGGCATCATGGAAGCCGCGGTGCTGATCGTCTACGAAGAGCGGTTCCGCCCCTCGGAAAAAGTATCGCAGGAATGGATGGACGGCCAATGGGCCAAGGTCAGCCGGGCGCTGGACGCGCTTGAAACGCGCTGGCTGAGCCACCTGCAAGGCCGCTTCGACATGGGGCACATCGCCATCGGCTGCGCTCTCGGCTATCTCGACTTCCGACACGCCGCGCGGGGTTGGCGCACCGGGCGTGACGGCCTTGCGGCGTGGTATGCCGCTTTCGCCGACCGTCCGTCGATGCAGGCAACCGAACCGGCATCGTGA
- a CDS encoding tyrosine recombinase XerC, translating into MSLAISPAARDALENWLAQARALGGAADNTLTAYRTDVVDFIAFLTAHHAEPQGLAPLARVGTPDMRAWMAQLRGQGVSPRSVARKLSAVKSFYRWLAEREGFEPTAVLSMRAPKFQKKLPRPLSEDAAREIIGVVEAQAADGWIGARDAAVVTLLYGCGLRISEALGLTGGDLPLGETLRITGKGGKERIVPVLPVARSAIDVYLRLCPFPPEPQAPLFRGARGGALNPRMIQKVTEKARLQLGLPATATPHALRHSFATHLLAAGGDLRAIQELLGHASLSTTQAYTAVDQVHLMRVYEATHPKAG; encoded by the coding sequence GTGAGCCTTGCGATCTCGCCCGCGGCGCGCGACGCGCTGGAAAACTGGCTTGCACAGGCGCGCGCGCTTGGGGGTGCCGCCGACAACACCCTGACGGCCTATCGCACCGACGTGGTGGATTTCATCGCTTTCCTGACGGCGCATCACGCCGAACCGCAGGGGCTGGCGCCGCTGGCGCGGGTCGGGACGCCCGACATGCGCGCCTGGATGGCCCAATTGCGCGGTCAGGGGGTCAGCCCGCGTTCGGTGGCGCGCAAACTGTCCGCAGTGAAAAGCTTCTACCGCTGGCTGGCTGAGCGCGAGGGCTTCGAGCCGACCGCGGTCCTGTCCATGCGCGCGCCGAAATTCCAGAAGAAACTGCCGCGGCCGCTGTCCGAAGACGCCGCGCGCGAAATCATCGGCGTGGTCGAGGCGCAGGCCGCCGACGGCTGGATCGGCGCACGGGATGCCGCGGTGGTGACGCTGCTTTACGGGTGCGGTCTGCGGATTTCCGAAGCGCTCGGCCTGACCGGTGGCGATCTGCCCCTGGGCGAAACGCTGCGGATCACCGGGAAGGGCGGCAAGGAACGCATCGTGCCGGTGCTGCCCGTCGCGCGATCGGCGATCGACGTGTACCTGCGCCTCTGCCCCTTCCCGCCCGAACCCCAAGCGCCGCTGTTCCGCGGCGCGCGCGGTGGCGCGCTGAACCCGCGGATGATCCAGAAAGTCACCGAAAAGGCGCGCTTGCAGCTGGGCCTTCCGGCCACCGCCACGCCGCACGCGCTGCGCCACAGCTTTGCCACCCATTTGCTGGCGGCAGGCGGCGACCTGCGTGCGATACAAGAGCTTTTGGGCCATGCGTCCCTGTCGACGACGCAGGCCTACACCGCGGTCGACCAGGTCCACCTGATGCGGGTCTACGAAGCAACGCACCCCAAGGCCGGTTGA